A window from Chaetodon trifascialis isolate fChaTrf1 chromosome 5, fChaTrf1.hap1, whole genome shotgun sequence encodes these proteins:
- the p2rx3a gene encoding P2X purinoceptor 3a, translating into MGSLVWGCITDFFTYETTKSVVVKSWSVGIINRIVQLLIIAYFVGWVFIHEKAYQVTDTGIESSVMTKVKGFGYHNGQVMDVADYVFPQQGAGVFCIMTKVIITENQFQGKCPESVKMFSCDTDKECHKHFGAILSNGVITGTCLKPSNDSKGQCEIEGWCPAENDSIKISPMLDVNNFTIFIKNSIRFPLFNVTRGNFPSTMTSSDIKKCTYHPEKSPFCPIFRVGDVLNYTGQNVAGLADKGGEIGINIQWRCNLDMNIENCVPKYSFTRLDAPFAKNAVSKGYNFRFAKYYKTENGTDFRTLHKAYAIRFDVMVTGNAGKFDTIPTLINLVAAFTSVGLGTVLCDVILLNFLKGADQYKAKKFEEVSEAQIAASLAQSPDSQLSLKPGIKSSYDSGSISLDTCDQPI; encoded by the exons ATGGGCTCGTTGGTGTGGGGCTGCATCACTGACTTCTTCACCTATGAGACCACCAAGTCTGTGGTGGTGAAGAGCTGGTCTGTGGGTATCATCAACCGGATCGTACAGCTGCTCATCATCGCGTACTTTGTCGG CTGGGTCTTCATCCACGAGAAAGCTTATCAGGTGACCGACACCGGCATCGAGTCCTCTGTGATGACCAAAGTAAAAGGCTTTGGCTACCATAACGGCCAAGTGATGGATGTGGCTGACTACGTCTTCCCCCAACAG ggtGCAGGTGTGTTCTGCATCATGACCAAAGTCATCATCACCGAAAATCAGTTCCAAGGAAAATGCCCAGAG tctgttaaGATGTTCAGCTGTGACACAGATAAAGAATGCCACAAGCATTTTGGTGCCATCCTTTCAAACG GAGTAATAACAGGCACTTGTCTTAAGCCCTCAAATGACTCCAAGGGTCAGTGTGAGATTGAAGGATGGTGTCCAGCCGAGAATGACAGCATCAAGAT CTCACCGATGCTGGATGTGAACAACTTCACCATCTTCATCAAAAACAGCATTCGTTTTCCACTCTTCAATGTCACCAG AGGGAACTTCCCCTCCACAATGACGTCTAGCGACATCAAGAAATGTACCTACCATCCGGAGAAGAGCCCCTTCTGCCCCATCTTTCGTGTGGGGGACGTGCTGAACTACACTGGGCAGAACGTGGCTGGCCTGGCAGACAAG GGTGGGGAAATAGGAATAAACATTCAGTGGAGGTGTAACCTGGACATGAACATTGAGAATTGCGTCCCCAAGTACTCTTTCACTCGACTTGACGCACCATTTGCCAAGAACGCCGTCTCCAAAGGCTACAACTTCAG GTTTGCAAAATATTACAAGACAGAGAATGGAACTGATTTCCGGACACTTCACAAAGCGTATGCAATCCGCTTTGATGTTATGGTCACTGGCAAC GCTGGAAAGTTTGACACAATCCCAACGCTGATCAACTTGGTCGCTGCCTTCACCTCCGTTGGACTG GGTACGGTTCTCTGTGATGTTATCTTACTGAATTTCTTGAAAGGGGCAGATCAGTACAAAGCCAAGAAGTTTGAAGAG GTGTCAGAGGCTCAGATCGCAGCATCCCTTGCTCAGAGCCCAGACagccagctgtcactcaaaccaGGTATCAAGAGCTCGTACGACTCTGGATCCATTTCCCTCGATACGTGTGACCAACCAATCTGA
- the LOC139330950 gene encoding A-kinase anchor protein 200, producing the protein MSQSGNPPDTQALLQSMLQRLKLQTGREGQALLHTPAPVTGASTWGQGGEKGAPNLQKVNNSPANGFEVYTNGIPSKEFGISAADSNCGLKGGVITQPGFGSDVDRGLISFPNHRDNTDGGTGEKRVLGQAAKPGITPTGTGRLFPAQSLKDADITSFERTDRESVNFHSPATTRHTPSNKDAATSMGQNQDYDRGFKPKVYSWSSKPSHANLNTGSQEDKAVHVGNGGFGASAQSKDMQIVLTDQKSTNSNSRRKQRSSENRTRRWTQKIKERWRDRPGSFGKKGKEEEQKSEQGIEISPQNQLFPAETLINTSDKEEGRSIYSRDSSDPSQTPLTGTEDGTNEGYTRSTGDFDFSLGSFSLLEEIVTGQEWAMFLNPNQSATSTNQRPSEELKIPPKPHDSSQSPVISNHQGGVNNQWSFRGTEASPVSDLSMAQISPDAFRPVSMDVSEEQQQHIRREADRLEPMEQGHIQSDGPGQQLTPLSSAKPADILNNSLLKSRAHLNRKRQHQPAERRAERLPTETMSDAKEADRGGSISSLGPTSSYVMEETGESHDNVIPLYTLNSPPPPLSPSSFAPFAHTPKGVLKHSISQDSESSVEIMTKRRRVEDNRRVHFSEGVVTIVPPQLDLDATDSEEDTGAEEDSVVEQEGEVEQAVMEEVAPARRPALPAWILALKRRNTGRKHR; encoded by the exons ATGTCTCAGTCAGGGAATCCACCAGACACTCAGGCCTTGCTGCAGTCCATGCTGCAGAGACTGAAGCtccagacaggaagagagggcCAGGCATtgctgcacacacctgcacctgtcaCAGGTGCTTCCACATGGGGGCAAGGTGGAGAGAAAGGAGCCCCCAACCTCCAGAAAGTGAACAACAGTCCTGCAAATGGCTTTGAGGTTTATACTAATGGTATACCCTCGAAAGAGTTTGGGATATCTGCAGCGGACAGTAACTGTGGCCTCAAAGGTGGGGTAATAACACAACCAGGTTTCGGCTCTGACGTGGACAGGGGTCTCATTTCCTTCCCCAACCACAGAGACAATACTGATGGTGGCACGGGTGAGAAGAGGGTGCTGGGACAGGCCGCAAAGCCTGGGATCACCCCAACAGGAACAGGGAGGCTGTTTCCTGCTCAATCACTTAAGGATGCTGATATCACTTCCTTTGAGAGGACTGATAGGGAGAGCGTGAATTTTCACAGTCCTGCAACGACGAGGCACACCCCTAGTAATAAAGATGCTGCAACAAGCATGGGACAGAATCAGGACTATGACCGGGGTTTTAAACCCAAAGTCTATTCGTGGTCCTCAAAGCCCTCACATGCAAATCTTAACACGGGAAGTCAAGAGGATAAAGCCGTCCATGTGGGAAATGGAGGATTTGGAGCTTCAGCACAAAGCAAAGACATGCAGATTGTCTTGACTGACCAAAAGTCAACAAACAGCAACTCGAGAAGAAAACAGCGATCGTCTGAGAACAGAACAAGAAGATGGACTCAGAAGAtcaaggagagatggagggacagGCCGGGGAGTTTTggcaaaaagggaaaagaagaagaacagaagagTGAGCAAGGGATTGAA ATTTCACCTCAAAACCAGCTTTTTCCAGCAGAAACTCTCATCAACACATCAGataaggaggaaggaaggagcatCTATTCACGGGACAGCAGTGATCCCAGTCAAACCCCTCTGACAGGCACGGAAGACGGCACTAATGAAGGATATACGAG GTCTACTGGTGACTTTGACTTTAGCCTGGGTTCATTTAGCTTACTGGAGGAGATCGTCACGGGTCAAGAGTGGGCCATGTTCCTAAACCCAAACCAATCAGCCAcctcaaccaatcagaggccaTCAGAAGAACTCAAAATCCCACCGAAACCTCATGATAGCAGTCAGTCACCTGTGATTTCAAACCACCAAGGTGGTGTGAACAACCAGTGGAGCTTCAGGGGCACGGAGGCATCACCAGTTTCAGATTTAAGCATGGCACAAATATCACCTGATGCTTTCCGACCTGTCAGCATGGACGTTTCagaagaacaacagcagcacattcGCAGAGAGGCTGACCGGTTAGAACCAATGGAGCAGGGACACATCCAATCAGATGGACCAGGACAGCAACTGACGCCTCTGTCCTCTGCAAAG CCTGCAGATATTCTGAACAACTCACTGCTGAAGAGCAGAGCCCACCTGAACCGGAAGAGACAGCACCAGCCTGCTGAGAGGAGAGCCGAGAGGCTTCCAACAGAGACAATGAGTGACGcaaaagaggcagacagag GGGGGTCCATATCCTCACTGGGTCCAACAAGCAGCTACGTGATGGAGGAGACAGGAGAATCACATGATAACGTCATACCTTTATACACTCTgaactctcctcctccacctctcagtCCATCTTCCTTTGCTCCTTTTGCTCATACACCCAAGGGTGTCCTCAAACACTCCATATCCCAGGATTCAGAGTCCTCAGtagaaataatgacaaaaagg AGGCGAGTCGAGGACAACCGCCGTGTTCACTTTTCAGAGGGGGTGGTCACCATAGTGCCCCCACAGCTGGATCTGGATGCTACAGACTCAGAGGAGGAtacaggagcagaggaggactCTGTGGTAGAGCAGGAGGGTGAGGTGGAGCaggcagtgatggaggaggtagCACCAGCACGGCGGCCTGCTCTCCCTGCCTGGATACTGGctctgaagaggaggaacacaGGGAGGAAGCACAGATAG
- the rad9a gene encoding cell cycle checkpoint control protein RAD9A, whose translation MDCVVTGGNVKVLAKAIHSLSRIGDELYVEPQDDGLALRSVNSSRSAYACFLFAPLFFSRYTLPSGYAFRCKIAIKSVQAVFRSLASLEKTVEKCHIKLEEQKSRLTFTLHCKHGLLKTHNLSFQDSESLQAVFDKDSYGNIFRCQPRLLVDTVAHFPPSLEEVTVSVSDERMWVKNHVEEEDQSKAMLTELYLASDEFEHFAVRTQNSVTFCLKELRGLLMFAEATGLPISIFFDEPGSPIVLSVTDSVLEGDFVLATLSDDLHQRKHNKRRAHTPPPPPDDFMNDDIDSYLIAMDTSIAPGPSATGPPTPPSANATCSEQPAAAKHRSRSCSEEEEDERGDSAGPPNKKFCSLFFGSVLPPSSQMSTQPVINQEVLASDSEDDEQ comes from the exons ATGGACTGCGTCGTTACGGGAGGAAACGTGAAAG TGCTGGCCAAAGCCATCCATTCTCTGTCCAGGATCGGTGATGAGCTCTACGTTGAGCCGCAGGACGATGGG CTTGCCCTGCGGTCTGTGAACTCCTCTCGGTCGGCATATGCTTGCTTCCTGTTCGCACCACTCTTCTTCAGCAG GTACACCCTCCCCAGTGGGTACGCCTTCCGCTGCAAGATAGCAATAAAG AGTGTGCAGGCCGTATTTAGGTCTCTAGCGTCTCTGgagaaaacagtggaaaagtgTCACATCAAGCTGGAAGAGCAGAAGAGCCGCCTCACTTTCACCCTGCACTGCAAACACG GCCTCCTGAAGACACATAACCTGTCGTTTCAGGACAGCGAAAGCTTACAGGCAGTGTTTGATAAAGACAGCTATGGCAATATATTCAGATGCCAGCCCAG GCTGCTGGTGGACACAGTTGCACActtccctccttctctggaAGAAGTGACTGTATCAGTGAGTGATGAACGGATGTGGGTCAAGAACCATGTGGAGGAAGAAG aCCAGTCCAAGGCCATGCTGACAGAGCTCTATCTAGCCTCAGACGAGTTCGAGCATTTTGCCGTCCGAACTCAGAACAGCGTCACCTTTTGTCTGAAGGAGTTACGG GGTTTGTTAATGTTTGCAGAGGCTACTGGTCTCcctatttctattttttttgaTGAACCAGGCAG ccctATAGTGCTTTCAGTAACAGACAGTGTCCTGGAGGGGGACTTTGTGCTGGCCACTCTGTCTGATGACCTCCACCAACgtaaacacaacaaaagacg AGCACACACACCCCCGCCCCCTCCTGATGACTTCATGAATGACGACATAGACTCCTACCTCATCGCCATGGATACCAGTATTGCACCAGGTCCCTCAGCTACAGGTCCACCCACACCCCCGTCAGCTAATGCCACATGTTCAGAACAGCCGGCTGCAGCCAAACACAGGTCAAGGTCatgcagtgaggaggaggaagatgaaagggGTGATTCAGCCGGACCGCCTAATAAAAAG TTCTGTTCCCTGTTCTTTGGATCAGTGCTTCCTCCATCGTCTCAGATGTCCACTCAACCAGTGATAAATCAGGAAGTGCTGGCCAGTGACAGCGAGGATGACGAACAGTGA
- the tbc1d10c gene encoding ecotropic viral integration site 5 ortholog, which translates to MLSPSQKNLCDEDSSGSDDGSEVGLEPETDRFGFIVTNGSTAGVSSVGPPPELVRQREAKWINIIGQWDRILLKKTSKVKVQCQKGIPASLRAKCWPLLCGAADRMKQRENLYQSLDSQPALQSWVDVIERDLDRQFPFHEMFLSKDGHGQRGLFRVLKAYTQYQPKEGYCQAQGPVAAVLLMNMPAEEAFWCLVQISEQYLPGYYSPLLEGVLFDAAMLTWVLKRTCPAIHKHLQHHGVEPLMFATDWLMCLFTRHLPFNTLLRVWDLFFCYGVRVLLQVAVVLVRRVLGRAEQRKQCQGQMETLEKLRAVREQVQHEDDAFIAEVCSVPLSARDLEKRTEKELEKWRKDRPSSTFDPRGRCQGYQMAWTRARQSEEEQDRKEREKGNLSVPLARSASTLSLSPSILHKRWRKGGKGNTSEWAGGGRVVRHLSMGTKEDWTSWTELNFKAVQGVQEEDVISEEHKKQSEPKQTGKTEQKEPEKMNIQNTPTEQEDEAVRVKEETEQVETRITEKKERQLEEPNSTMLTGQTEVTNVETEPTTGSAEDQPVENILQQREEPDSSSQSQDLEQQRHKSNDQDTEVQDTKKETESGHTDAVEENQTETLKDTVADTNNEVETEVNVDPSEEHVIQADVKPEECTEIENVQQTQVGTVKDVSEIGTETSPSSETDSEGEAPTVNDPTVETETQQQEVITDDSSKRDAFEGKYHSTESLAETDLKEKSHKQTETQTHIQARTQDKVEENAASGEELEAEIIQTDSEQHETEAETLILCSPECIQSKEDTDFVAEAEIPVSNDTESSEAFSQCSEEECDAVATEPTQEREERSLTDDNQTQAEETSAETQKNEETTDSTAPPQEEVTSEGGEENPTAEPDGKTSSVDMSTTEEPAPEQPKIQATLGAEGQEGSTENVEENTAGEDDVFISAEPAHSNTDSNLQVQHKESHPVKDQTEMNNSSLTQASGHRSSRSSGDFRIRKSSSSHGSRLGRRLSEDLFTMPQKISQSQSASNQAEVKHTESQSNPGAVNPSQSPPDVTSEGTSSPSAEAAEGTEVQKELPGPPKRFGLFRRLRGEQPKKAKAKGKPKMQVPKILIQDFSDGTEKPAEEEVVEKLSSKERRRRRREQERREKEEERLRKKREKEELEEKEKEGERKKPQTRGKSFQVQGEKGSSYEPAKTGSQTLRHSTSYAESYF; encoded by the exons CCCTGAGCTGGTCAGGCAAAGGGAGGCCAAATGGATAAACATCATTGGTCAATGGGATCGCATCCTGTTGAAGAAGACCAGTAAG GTCAAAGTGCAATGTCAGAAAGGCATCCCGGCCTCCCTCAGAGCGAAGTGCTGGCCTCTGCTGTGCGGAGCTGCTGACAggatgaaacagagagaaaatctcTACCAG TCTCTGGACTCGCAGCCTGCTCTGCAGAGCTGGGTGGATGTGATTGAGAGAGACCTGGACCGACAGTTTCCCTTCCATGAAATGTTCCTTTCCAAGGATGGACATGG gcAGCGCGGTTTGTTCCGGGTGCTGAAAGCCTACACTCAGTACCAACCAAAAGAGGGTTACTGCCAGGCGCAGGGGCCtgtggctgcagtgctgctgatgaaCATGCCAGCTGAG GAGGCCTTCTGGTGTCTGGTGCAGATCAGTGAGCAGTACCTGCCTGGATACTACAGCCCCCTGCTG GAGGGGGTCCTGTTTGATGCAGCCATGCTGACCTGGGTCTTGAAGAGGACGTGTCCAGCTATacacaaacacctgcagcacCACGGAGTGGAACCCCTCATGTTCGCCACTGACTGGCTCATGTGCCTGTTCACACGTCACCTGCCCTTCAACACACTGCTGCGAGTGTGGGACCTCTTTTTCTGCTATG GGGTGAGGGTGCTGCTCCAGGTGGCGGTGGTGCTGGTGCGGCGGGTGCTGGGCCGGGCTGAGCAGAGGAAGCAGTGTCAGGGACAGATGGAGACTCTGGAGAAGCTGAGGGCTGTCAGGGAGCAGGTCCAACATGAAGATGACGCCTTCATCGCCGAG GTGTGCTCTGTGCCTCTGTCAGCCAGAGATCTGGAGAAGAGGACGGAGAAGGAGTTAGAAAAGTGGAGGAAAGACAGACCCTCATCCACCTTTGACCCCAGAGGTCGCTGTCAGGGATACCAGATGGCGTGGACGAGGGCTCGGCAGAGCGAGGAAGAacaggacaggaaggagagagagaaagggaaccTGTCCGTCCCTCTTGCTCGCTCGGCCTCCACTCTCTCGctgtctccctccatcctccacaaGAGGTGGAGGAAAGGGGGAAAGGGTAACACAAGCGAatgggcaggtggaggcagagtTGTAAGGCATCTCTCAATGGGAACAAAGGAGGACTGGACGAGCTGGACGGAGCTAAATTTTAAGGCGGTGCAGGGCGTTCAGGAGGAGGATGTCATTTCAGAGGAACATAAAAAACAGAGTGAGccgaaacaaacaggaaaaactgaACAGAAGGAACCTGAAAAGATGAACATCCAAAACACACCGACAGAGCAGGAAGATGAAGCTGTTAGAGTAAAAGAAGAGACTGAACAAGTGGAAACAAGAATCactgaaaagaaggaaagacaACTCGAAGAGCCAAACAGCACAATGctcacaggacagacagaagtaACAAACGTGGAGACAGAACCAACCACAGGCTCCGCCGAAGACCAGCCTGTAGAAAATATTCTTCAACAGAGAGAGGAGCCGGACTcttccagccaatcacaagaCCTGGAACAGCAGCGTCACAAAAGCAACGACCAGGACACTGAGGTCcaagacacaaagaaagagacagaaagtggaCACACAGATGCTGTGGAGGAAAATCAGACTGAGACACTGAAAGATACTGTtgcagacacaaacaatgaGGTGGAGACGGAGGTCAACGTAGACCCAAGTGAGGAACATGTGATTCAGGCTGATGTGAAACCAGAGGAGTGTACggaaattgaaaatgtgcaacAGACGCAGGTGGGCACAGTCAAAGACGTTTCAGAAATAGGAACTGAGACAAGTCcaagctcagagacagacagcgagggCGAAGCCCCAACTGTCAATGATCCTACAGTGGAGACAGAGACGcaacagcaggaagtgatcaCAGACGACAGCTCAAAGAGGGATGCATTTGAAGGAAAGTATCACAGCACTGAGTCATTAGCAGAAACGGACCTTAAAGAAAAGTCCcacaagcaaacagagacacaaactcaCATACAGGCACGGACTCAGGACAAGGTGGAGGAGAACGCAGCCTCGGGGGAAGAATTGGAGGCTGAAATAATCCAAACAGACTCAGAACAACAcgagacagaagcagagacatTAATACTTTGTTCACCTGAATGCATACAATCAAAAGAAGACACTGACTTTGTCGCTGAAGCAGAAATACCAGTTTCAAATGACACTGAGTCAAGTGAAGCATTCTCTCAGTGTTCAGAGGAAGAGTGTGACGCAGTCGCAACTGAACCCAcacaggaaagagaagaaagatcTCTGACTGATGACAAccaaacacaagcagaggaaACATCAGCAGAAACTCAGAAGAACGAGGAGACTACTGACTCCACAGCACCTCCACAGGAGGAGGTGACTTCAGAGGGGGGAGAAGAGAATCCCACCGCCGAGCCTGATGGGAAGACAAGCTCAGTAGACATGAGCACCACTGAGGAACCTGCTCCTGAACAACCGAAGATCCAGGCCACTTTGGGTGCTGAGGGGCAGGAAGGAAGCACAGAAAATgttgaagaaaacacagcaggggAGGATGATGTCTTCATTTCTGCTGAACCAGCACACTCAAATACTGACAGTAACCTGCAAGTCCAACACAAAGAGTCCCACCCAGTAAAAGACCAGACTGAGATGAATAACAGCAGCCTGACACAAGCCTCTGGTCATCGCAGCAGCCGGTCTTCTGGGGATTTCCGCATCCGCAAGTCATCCAGCTCCCATGGGTCCAGGTTAGGGCGCAGGCTCTCTGAAGATCTCTTCACCATGCCACAGAAAATTAGCCAATCACAGTCTGCCTCTAATCAGGCAGAAGTTAAACACACTGAATCCCAGTCCAATCCAGGAGCTGTAAACCCAAGCCAAAGTCCTCCTGATGTGACTTCTGAAGGCACTTCATCACCGTCtgcagaagcagctgagggGACAGAGGTACAGAAGGAGCTGCCCGGCCCCCCGAAACGTTTTGGTCTCTTCCGCAgactgagaggagagcagcCCAAAAAGGCCAAAGCAAAGGGAAAGCccaaaatgcaagtccccaaaATCCTGATTCAGGACTTCAGTGACGGAACAGAGAAACCGGCTGAGGAAGAGGTGGTGGAGAAACTGAGCTccaaggaaaggaggaggaggcggcgggaGCAAGAGAGacgggagaaagaggaggagaggttgagaaagaagagggagaaggaggagctggaggagaaggagaaggagggagagaggaagaaaccgCAGACGAGGGGGAAAAGTTTCCAGGTCcaaggagagaaagggagcagTTATGAGCCTGCAAAGACTGGATCACAGACTCTTAGACATTCTACTTCTTATGCTGAATCTTActtttga